A window of Leptolyngbya sp. CCY15150 genomic DNA:
GTCCCCGTCCCAGGGCGGCAGCAACCCGAGTTTCTTCTGCGGCCATGTTTAGGGTCAGATCGCTGGAATTGAACTGCACCAGTTGAAACTGGATTTCACCAGTGGGTTGAATCACCCAAATAGCCAACTCCGCTGATGAAAGAATGGAATATTGAATGATCGTGGCCTGCTGTTGACGAGCGATCGCTTGTATATCCGATAAACTGGGCGGCGGCACCTGTAGGGAAGCGGCGATCGCTGGCGATTGACGATTTGCCACCAGTTCGATGAACGTTCGGGCCCGCCCCCGCTCCGACATTTCCAGGGCATCATCATAGCGGTTGAGGCGAATCAGCGCCCGCTGGAGCAACTGATAGGTGGACACTTGGGTTTCAAATAATGACACCTGATCCTCATCCTGCAGCCCCGGACGCATGGACTCCCACACTTCAACGGCATCCTTCAAATACACCACAGATTGTTCATAGTCTGCTTGGTTGAAGTAAAAAGCACCCAGATAATCTAGCGCCAACCCCTGACGGCGCAGATCGCCCGTTTCCACAGCCAACTGCAAGCTTTGCTCGTAGTAAGATAAAGCCTGATTGGATTGACCTAGCTGTTCCGCCATTTGCCCTAGATTACCCAAAGCCATAACCTGTCCATGGCGATCGCCCAAGGTTTGGGATAGCTCTAGACTTTGTTGATAGGCTTGGATAGCCAGATCATTCTCTTGGAGGTCGGCATAGATATTGCCCAAACTGTTGAAACCCGTGGCCAATCGAGGGCGATCGCCTAAGGTTTGCAATTGATCGAGGGCAAGCTGTAACTCTGGCAAGGCCCGATCCATCTGTCCTAGATGACGATAGGCCAGGGCTAGGTTACCTTGGTTGTAGGCCTGTAGGCGTGGATCGCCCAGTTGTTGGGCGATGACCTCAGTTTGTTGATAATAGTCCACAGCTCGCTCAGGATTACCCAAATCTAAATAAAGATTGCCTAAACGTTGAAGTACTATGGCCTCGCCCTGTCGATTGCCCTCTTGTCGCACTAACGCTAGGGTGACTTCATAACGATCTAGGGCTTGGGGATAGCGGCCGGTCTCTAGATATGCGTTACCTAAATTACCTTGGCTATTAGCCTGCAAGGATAGATCACCAAGCTCTTCTGCGATCGCTAAACTCGCCTCAAATTCAGCGATCGCTTCATCCATCAGTCCTTGAGCTTTCAGAACAATGCCAATTTGATTCAGCAGATAAGCTTCATCAGCGCGATCGCCTCGGGACTGGGCTAGGGGTAGACCTCGCCGTAAATAGGTTAGGGCTTGCTCATAGTCTCCATTCCGTTCATACAAATATCCCAAATTTCCTAGGGCATAGCTTTGTCCTGAGGAATCTTGAATCTCTTCCGCCAAGGCAAGACTTTCTTGGTAGAACGTCAGCGCCGTCTCGGTTTGATAGAGATTCTCATAGGCGCTGCCGAGGTTGGTGAGTAGATAAACTTCTTGGCGGCGATCGCCCAGTTGTCGATAAAGCTCCAGAGCTTGCTCCCAGGTGGCGATCGCTTCTGTAAACTGGCGATTGTTGTACTGCTGCCCTCCCAGGTCAAACAGTTGCCGAGCTTGGGTGGCTAGGGGGGTGGCAACGTCAGCCGGACGAGCCAGGCTGGGTGGGAGAATGAGCAGACTACCCAATCCCGCTAGGAGTACACTAAGCCCTAAGCTCCAATGCGATCGCGCCATGATTAAGATCCAAGCTATGTATGAACAATCTACGGATGGGAAGCCCCTGTATCGCTCCTGATTTAACTAGAATAGCCTGCTTAAGTAGGATGGAGAACCAGGTTTAGGCATCCAAGCCTAGGGCTAAAGCAGGTCGTATGGGGACATTCGCCGGTTGTCATGACTATTGGGGGAATGATGCAGATGTTTGCTGCTCTGATTCAGAGATTACACTAGAGTGAAAAGCGCCGACGAAGGAGTAGGCCTTGACGCCGCTGCCGCTAGAGGAGTTGCTGCAACAGTGTACGGTTAAGATTACTGTCCCCGGTGGCTGGGGGACGGGCTTTTTTGTGGCGTCTGGGTGGGTGCTCACCTGTGCCCATGTGGTACGTAGGGCGGCGGATGCGCCGATCGCCCTGTTCTATGCAGCGCGAGGATTGTCTCTGTCGGCGATCGCTACGGCAAAAGCGGATGATGGTGAAACCCTTGATCTGGCGCTGTTGAAACTCTCGGAGCCGTTGCCTGATCATCCCTGTGTGCTTTTGGATGAGGAGTCGGTGGCGATCGGTCAAGAATTATACAGCTACGGCTATTTGAAGTCCTATCCCCAGGGCGCTCCGGTGCGTCCTGTCCATGAAGGATGGACGGGGGACGTGCCTCCGTTGCTCAAGCTGCAAGGGGCACAAATTGAGGTGGGAATCAGCGGTGCGGCGTTGCTGAATCTCAAGACGGGCAAGGTCTGTGGC
This region includes:
- a CDS encoding CHAT domain-containing protein, translated to MARSHWSLGLSVLLAGLGSLLILPPSLARPADVATPLATQARQLFDLGGQQYNNRQFTEAIATWEQALELYRQLGDRRQEVYLLTNLGSAYENLYQTETALTFYQESLALAEEIQDSSGQSYALGNLGYLYERNGDYEQALTYLRRGLPLAQSRGDRADEAYLLNQIGIVLKAQGLMDEAIAEFEASLAIAEELGDLSLQANSQGNLGNAYLETGRYPQALDRYEVTLALVRQEGNRQGEAIVLQRLGNLYLDLGNPERAVDYYQQTEVIAQQLGDPRLQAYNQGNLALAYRHLGQMDRALPELQLALDQLQTLGDRPRLATGFNSLGNIYADLQENDLAIQAYQQSLELSQTLGDRHGQVMALGNLGQMAEQLGQSNQALSYYEQSLQLAVETGDLRRQGLALDYLGAFYFNQADYEQSVVYLKDAVEVWESMRPGLQDEDQVSLFETQVSTYQLLQRALIRLNRYDDALEMSERGRARTFIELVANRQSPAIAASLQVPPPSLSDIQAIARQQQATIIQYSILSSAELAIWVIQPTGEIQFQLVQFNSSDLTLNMAAEETRVAAALGRGRQDPQWTSLVQQTRSGILEPADLPEFTLPIQAVESPPSPTSPTRRQNPQLQSFHRLLIDPIASFLPDDPTSHVIIIPHDSLFLLPFAALQDEDGRYLIERHTVTTAPSIQVLALTQSRPISPTSLIVGNPQMPSVGQPPLPLSPLPNAEQEAIEIAAFLDTDPLLGAEATESRVVQQMGEAQVIHLATHGLLDDLGEVGLPGAIALAPSRSDNGLLTAGEILELRLSADLVVLSACDTGRGRITGDGVLGLSRSFMAAGANSVLVSLWAVPDDSTTLLMTEFYRHLAETPDSAQALRQAMLTTMETYPSSRDWAAFTLMGQSSLSQP